The genomic stretch GTGTGTTTAatgttaatattattaatataatgGTCTGTTTTGTATGGAacgtgtttttctctctctctctcaatttaaAGCATGGTGGTGTATATGTCAAGCGGAGCTCCAAATTTGAAGAAAAGGCCATGAGGAGAAAACTCCGGTCCCAGACCGATTTAGGAGCACCTGTATGTACATTGCACAGTATTCCCTAGAGTAGAGTAAGCACATTAGAGTAAGCACACTATTCTTATGTTCAAGAATTTGTTTATcttgaataaaaaaaacatcttgAGCTCTGTAAGCTTACACCAAATGATTCATGTTGGCACATGTTGGCATTTGACATTTTAGGTTTCTGGTAAAAAGGCAGAGCCCTTTTTAAAATGGTTAAAACGCTTCCTATGAACATCGAACTGTCTATATAAGAAAGGAGATTTATTGCCAAATGACTTTTTCCCATGACACTCTCTAAGCCTTCCAGCTGGCCCGTAAGACCTTTCTTTCACTGCTTCTGCTGGAGCAAAGCCTTTCACCTCCGTCTTTTTAATCCGCGCAATTTTTCTGTGGCTGGGATATTTGACATTTGCAAGTTATGCCTTTGATTCCTTGAAGGCTCTGATTTACGCCTACCTAAAATCACGACATCCCACGATTGCAGCAGACACATAAATACTCTTACTTTAGTAAATACTTTATGCTGGATTCTACTTTTCTCTCTCCAGATGTATCTTGTGATTTTCCCAGAGGGAACCCGTTACAATCCTGAAATAAAGGAGGTGATAAGTAGCAGTCAAGCTTTTGCTGCTAAAGAAGGTAATAATTTCTCTGAGTCTTGATCAAAATATTTTCACAGCCTTTTCATCCAGTTTCACCCATCAATGTCGGCAGTGCTGGAGATCTGGTATAGATGATGCATATTGCAGGGCAATGGTTAGATTAAAGAAATTTGGGAAGAAATCCTGCTTGGACGTTTCACagatttaattagatttttaaaaagctTTGTAATCTTGATTTGAACAGAGCCACAGTTGGGTTCTGTAATTGTAGGGTTGAGTGAATTATGGTGTGTCTGTCACAACAGGATATGACAGCCAAATAGAAATGTCCTTGGCTTAAAATCCTGTGGTGTTTGGGCGATTTCCAGCTGTGATTGCATCAATGAACAATTACCTTAAAATGAAATGGTCTAACAAATTGTGCAGTTTTCTAAAGCAGAAATTGAGATAATGTACAAACATGTATTACTAGTATTCTGTACCATTAATCACATCAAGCAGTTTAAGATGCGGTAGGGACCACAAATCTGAGTCTTGATTTGTCAGAAATTATCAAATTTTATTCAGTTGACAAATGCTTTGAGCTGTTGAGAAATATGTAtgaatataattataatatccTGTTAAAACGTGCGcttctttattttattgttgttaTGCCATGAAGTAGCCCAGTAGAGGCTCAGTGTGGCCCTTTATTACAGTGTTTGTCAACACAGTCCTCAGGACCTACCTGATGGCTCGTTGTTGGTACGCCTCTAGCAGGTACCATGCTGTTCATGGCTCGGGTTGGGTGCATTAGCAAGCAAGATAAACCAGGAGTGTCAAAGTCCGATCTTTTAGAACTAGGCTCTAGCAAAGTCTGATGGTGACACCACAATgctatattaaataatattatgtaatattagttaatgtatcactgTGGAATCAAACCTTGGCCAAAGCGTAGTTACACAAGCCTGATTCAACTTGGGTTCCACTCACGTTGGTGGGTATTTTAAATGTGTCTGAGCAAAGCAGTTGACAAACTTCACAGGATTCAGGCATTCCAGGTCCAGACTTCGACTCCCCTGGGATCAAGCCAAACTGTACAGCCCATGGACTGAATTGAGAAACACAGATCTATGTGTTAACACTGTTGGTTCTTTAACTTTATAGAACTTCTGTTGAAGGAAACAGTCTCCAGTTGTCAGATGAGCTTAGTGGAACAATTCAAGGCCACATTATTCTGCCGTGTGCTGaaaaaccacacaaacaccttaTTCCTTTGGGTGGTGGACTTGGACTTTGCGCCCTACTGGAAATAATGTTTCTTTTAGATGTTTCCCATTttatatatgtctgtgtgtgtcttgctATCCTTTCATTTTGTATGACAACCTTATTGGTGAGATTTTGCTATGTGCCTGGTGGATGTAGTTACATATTTATTTCATCTGTCTGGTTCATCGTAGGCCTTCCTGTTCTAAAAAACATTCTGACACCAAGAATGAAAGCATCACATGTAGCCATAGAGAGCATGAAAGACCATCTGGATGCAGTGTATGACATCACCGTAGCTTATGAGGGGTCACTGACCGCCGATGGCCAAAGACGCCCAGCCCCATCAATGCCAGGTAGAGACGAGACGTCACACCATCACAGAACATTCACCACACCATTGCTCGTCAGGAAACACACCTGCTAATGCTGCTCTTTTGGAgccgtattattattatacattacacAGTTTAACATGTAGGTTATCCTCCAGTTTTTCTTCtctatttagattttttttgtttcttcatcttaaaaatatatatatcaaaagATCAGGTTGCCCGACGGAAGTGCATTGCTGTTTGTCAGTTCTGATTGGAGCGGAGTTACTAGAATACATAAATGTGGGTTTCCTGTCACTTCCTGTAAACAGAGAGTGTTATGACGTGCTGATGTCCAGGGCTGTGGTGTTCCCAAAAACATTAAAGCCACCACTTGTCATGCGAAAAACAATGTGAAAACATCCTGTTTTTCAAAGGAATAAACACCAATAGCATCTGAGTAGTTGTATTGATGTTATGACTACTTCCTTCACATGTTATTGTATTGCTTGACTCATTGCATAAGTGTGAGTCAGATCCCTTGACTTGTCTGCAACATCTGTGTAAATCTGAAgtgtattaataataataataataataataataataataataataataataataataataataagtgttGAAATCATCCATGAATTTTCACCATGCATTTGTAATTTTGGGCCAGTACCATTCAcaaaattttatattttttgCCTTTTTGAAATGATCTTCATGTTGCTTTTCAGATCTTTTCTGCTAAAGAAATTGTGTTTATAAGTGTATTATCTGATTAGATTACACCTTTGTCACAATATGATAGAATAATGTTAAGTGCCTGATTAAAAACAGGCCATAAGTGTGTATTTGTGACTAAATCAGTTCTGTAATAACACACCAGTCTTCACCAttcttttatttttgtgaatgcAACTACACATTCAAATCATAGCTGTGAAATGTTCCTCTGAATTATGTTTCATATATTAAACAATTGCTTAACATTGCAAACCAAAGCCATAACCTATGCAAAGTAATGATTATAAAAGCGCATTTCTAAACGCAATGACAGTTGTGTTTTTAACCCAGTCCTTTTTTAATCTAAATGCCTTTTCTAAAGtccttttcattttttaattaataattaGTTTGGTATGTAGCACCTAGCTCTTGCTTTGACGAGTCATTTATGTAGCTAATAACCTATACCAGCTGTGATGTAATGTGGTTTTGGTTTGAGTTTGTTTATttgatttttgttgtttttgttttttagaaTTGGGTTTAATTAGTAATTACATTTAATATTACATGGTAGTACCCTATTGGATTTATCCAGTCCTTTATTATATATTGCACAGCCACAGTTAGATGTTTGGACACCAGGGAGCAGAAGAATGCAAAGCATTATGCCATCTTCCCAGTTTGCCCTTTTGCCATGTTATCTTTTCAAACATAATTATTGCCATAGTTTCTAGCACCCTTCCTCCAGACGTAGGTTTCTGGTTGCTTAATGCATGTATTTCTGATTTTCTCTAACTTTCTCATGGCAGAGTTCCTGTGTAAGGAGTGTCCCAGAGTGCACATCTACTTTGAACGTGTGGACCTGCGTGAGGTTCCCTCAGAGCCTGCCTTTTTCCGCAGGTGGCTTCACGATAGATTTGAGATCAAGGATAAGTGAGTATTCGTGGTCCTGGTGTGCAGACCCTCACTGCTTCAGTCTGAATTCTGCACCGTCACTCCAAAACACAACTTTAGCAATAGCGTAGATGCTGAGAAGTGTGTGTCATTTATTTAATTCTAGTAGCAGTGCCCTTCTAAAATAAAAGTCCCTTAAAAAGCCTTTAACCCTTTTCTGTAGGCTGCTGACTTCGTTCTATGAGTCCGATGAGCCTGGCAAAAACGGCAGGTTCCCAGGAGAAGGTCGAAGGTCACCACTCAGTCTTACAAAGACGCTACCTTCTCTGCTGCTATTAAGTGGCCTCACTTTGCCAATGTTGCTAACCGAGCCAGGAAGAAAACTCTACGTCAAAACCTGGTTGTATGGCACTCTGTTGGGCTGGATGTGGGTCCATATAAGTGCATAAGATAAAGGAAGTCACCACCATCCTGCCAACTCACACCAGTGTGGAGAGACTTTTAGTTTACCGGTTAGTTGCTTATGCTTTCAGTCAACTGTGCTACACAATTTGGGGAATTTTTAAGAATTTTGCCAAATAACTGGCTCATAATACGTCTGTACCTTTAACCTTTAAAGCATTTGTGTGAAGGAGAATCACACTTCTGTTCTTGTGTGACTTGTCTCTTCATTTTGGTTTGGCTTTACACTCTTTAAtgtgatgtgcagtgtgtgggTCTTTTTACCTTTTATTACCCTCTAAAgttgaaaaaaaaatgaaagaggATTTGGACAGTTGGAGGAGAATGCAAAATATTCAAAAGGGTGTTGACGTATATCTGGTTGGGCATGATGAAACTCCAGCTTTTGTTTTTGCCATTTTGTAGTCGGATTTTCCACTGTGGTGTTTATTGTTGGTATTTGTGGGGCTTATTTGACCTTTTTGCACAACTGATAAACAGCATATTGCCAAACTTGcaggatgcaggtgtgtttagTTTATACATGATTACTTCAGAGCAATATATGTCAGTTAAACatgacaaacatttttattaggtAAGTAGAGTGCAACACGTATTTCACTGTAATATGCCTTTACCACGCTATTCCAGTTACCTCTGTAGTTATTCAATTATGGACTTTTGTTCACAAACTCAACAAGTATTTTTGTTATTCAGAATGTTTAATGCATAATATCATTTTGAATATTTTGACCAATGTCACAgtatatatttgcatatatCTATTTTAAAAGGCCCAAACGTGAAAATGCAAATGATAAATCCATATAAAGAGAAGCTCTGCTTAATGCTATTTGATCAATTTGTGTGCCTTTAATGTAAAAGGACAGACCAGTCAGCCTCACAGAACTGGTAGAATGTAGCCCTGAACTTCACACCAGCGCCCTCTACTGGGCGTCTCTGGACATGTTTTAACATGTATATTTCAAGGAGATCAGTCAGTTGGGAAGCTGCTAAGAGTTTGACGCCCAACACCCAAATCTTAGCATTTTTCAGAAATTATTAGAAGCTCCAAACATTTGGGTTTCTTCATTAAATGGATGCATAGTTTCCTTTTTCTAATATGTGTATCTTTCTAGATTGTCATCTCCATGTCGTGTACATTGTGTGCAATTGTATGTGAAGAAATTCTGATGGAAAATAGATTTTATGTAGTCTCTCTTCACACAAGAAGAGGGGTAAGTTCCAAAAATATGACTTCTCTCAGCTAGCAGTGGCGTGGAGTATTTCTGTCTAACTTTGGCCCTGATGCGGTTTACATTAAGAAATGTATTGTATGAAAATTTCCCAGTATATATTTATCCCAGTGAAAGTGTTTCTAAGTCAGTGTCATTCTAGTGAGATGGCCTTTTGATCCTTTCATTGCACTGAATATACAATAGAATGCTTGAATTTAAATTTTTATGCATATCCGCTTTGAAAAACCTGAAAGCCCTCATTTGGATTCAGATGTGTTTACCACAGCCAGGCTGTTTGTACTTAACTGAGTTTTTTCCACAGTGTTTGACATAACCATTCAAGATTGATGTTTGTTAAACTGATCTTCAGTGATTAAAATATGTCACAAAATATAGGTTAAATGAAACATAGTCCTCTATATGATTAAAAAATGAACTCTACCTCCTTATGTATGCATATCCACAGATTATGGAATATGTATGGTGAGTAGTTGTGTATGTTCAGTATGAATGCAAAGTGGATCTTTCTTTCCCTCCGGTGTGTGGCAAAATGTTCCCTTCATCTTTTCTTTTTGGAAATAAGATGCTGAAAACGGATGATTtccaaataaattattttggaTTGGCATGCATATTGTAGCAGCTAATAAAGTCTTTAAAAGGGCTCTCATTTAGTATAAAGTTGAGAATTTTTGAGTTATTTTCTGAACATATGTTTGGATTATGGAAATCATGAATATTAAATGTGTTGATCTATTGTTTCTGATTATTTTAGCCTCACATTAAAATAACTTTACATGGCACATAATTGAGATTAGCACTGTGGCTCATGTTTGGTAAGCGCTGCTCCTTGTATTTCATGTGGATGTCTTTGTTTTACCCTTTTGTCTATCccagctgtgtgtgggtgttgttgGAAATGACATTTCAGGTCTAGGTAATCAAAAAGTGCCTACTTCAAATTCCATCTGTTTATACACGGATAACTACCTTGATGTGTTTATTGGTGCACTGATTCTTCACATTTGTTTGATGGTACTCGGATTGTTTAATAGCATAATTTCAGTTGTTGGAACATGACAGCGAGTGATATGATCTAAAACAAAAATACGTTGGGAAATACAAATTTTACATATTTTGCAATAATGCTTTGGTAAAGCAGTGCTAATATCTGTTGGTTTTTTATTGAAGAGTTTACCTTAAAATGTTGTCATAGATCTGTTTCCTTTATACTTTAGTATCTGTAAGGCCCGTGTTGATAATGACTACAGAAAGCTTTTGAGCTGTAAGAAGTAAATAAGGCAATGAGTGAGAATAAGGTAACAAAAAAGTGATTCATCTATGCGCAATAGAAAATACCATTCTTGATGTTTAGGGTAGCGTGTTTTGCCAAAACTAAAATGTGCTTCTTTCTGGGTTTTTAAAGTTGTCAATGTTACATTGAAAATAGCTTCATTTATTTTTGCAGGGCACATGCTTCACGATCAGTGTTTATTAAAttgagaag from Brachyhypopomus gauderio isolate BG-103 chromosome 15, BGAUD_0.2, whole genome shotgun sequence encodes the following:
- the agpat5 gene encoding 1-acyl-sn-glycerol-3-phosphate acyltransferase epsilon; its protein translation is MLLSLVVHSYSVRYWFPAAVMIGTAPAYLLSWAAWRLLSTALPARLYHKVDDQIYTIYQSMVLFFFEHYTGVEIVIYGDIPKNKENVVYLSNHQSTADWIIADMLAIRQNALGHVRYVLKDGLKWLPLYGWYFSQHGGVYVKRSSKFEEKAMRRKLRSQTDLGAPMYLVIFPEGTRYNPEIKEVISSSQAFAAKEGLPVLKNILTPRMKASHVAIESMKDHLDAVYDITVAYEGSLTADGQRRPAPSMPEFLCKECPRVHIYFERVDLREVPSEPAFFRRWLHDRFEIKDKLLTSFYESDEPGKNGRFPGEGRRSPLSLTKTLPSLLLLSGLTLPMLLTEPGRKLYVKTWLYGTLLGWMWVHISA